TTCGTCTCGCCCACTGACGTGGCCGAGTGGGAAAGGGCGGTCAGACCCAACACCAAACTGTTCTTCGCCGAGACGCCTTCCAACCCTCTTACCGAAGTGTGCGATATCGCCGCGCTGGCGGACATCGCCCATCGCCATGGCGCCTGGCTGGCGGTGGACAACTGTTTCTGTACACCCATCTTGCAGCGGCCGCTAAAACTGGGCGCCGACCTGGTGATCCATTCCGCGACCAAATATCTGGACGGACAGGGCCGTGTATTGGGCGGTGCGGTGCTGGGCAGCAAGGCGCTACTGGATGGGGTGTACACTTTCCTGCGCACTGCCGGACCCACCTTGTCTGCCTTCAACGCCTGGGTGTTCCTGAAGGGGCTAGAGACCCTGCGCCTGCGCATGGAGGCTCATTCCGCCAATGCCCTGGCGCTGGCGCAGTGGCTCGAGGCGCAGCCAAAGGTGGTGCGCGTGCTCTATCCCGGCCTGCCTTCCCATCCCCAGCATGCGCTCGCCATGCGCCAGCAGAAGACCGGTGGCGGCATCGTCTCCTTCGAGGTGAAAGGCGGCAAGGAGGCTGCGTGGCGCGTGATCGATTCCACCCGTCTGCTGTCCATTACCGCCAATCTGGGTGATACCAAGACCACCATCACCCATCCCGCCACGACCACGCATGGCCGGCTCACGCCGGAGCAGCGCGCGGCGGCGGGCATCAACGACGGGCTCATCCGCATTGCTGTCGGCCTGGAGGCGGTGGAGGACATCCAGGCAGACCTGGCGCGGGGGCTCGCTTTATGAGAGGGTTGGCGGCGCTGCTGCTCATGGCAGCCACCCTCGCCGCCCGTGCCGAGGGCATGGTGGAGGTGAGCTTCATGGATCAGCCGCCAGATGGTGGCGGCTATGTCACCCGTTATCTCGTCACCGACCGCTACCTGCGCATGGATTACGGCCAGGATCGCGACGACTTCCTGCTGTTCGACCGCCAGGCGAAACTTGCCTACAACGTCACCCACGATCAGCGTACCATCCTGGTGATCGAGCCAGGGCCCGTGGCCGTGGCCCGTCCCGCGCAGTGGGAAGTGAAGGAGGATCTGCTCTCCGACGAGCGTGGCCGGCGCACCTTCGACATCACGGTCAACGGGCAGCATTGCAGCCGGATCACCGCTTCACCCACCTTCCTGCCGGAAGTGGTGCAGGCCTTGGCGGAGTTCAACGCCATCATGACGGCCAGCCAGAGCGTCACTTATCAGGCCACGCCGCCCGAGCTGCGCCAGCCCTGCGATCTGGCGCGGTTCGTGTTCGACCATGGTGCTTGGCTCAAGAACGGGCTGCCATTGTACGAGGCGGATGCGGATGGCTCGGTGCGGCGGTTGTTGAGCTACGAAACCGGCTTGCCCGAGCGGCGCCTGTTGTTTGCCCTGCCCAATCAGTACCGGACGGTGCGCCTGAAGGATCTGCAGGGCGCGGCCCGCCCCTGAAGCGCCCGCCGCTTGCCAGCCCGCCCGTGGGCAAGGTGAACCCGATCATGGCGTAAAGCCAGCGGGCAGCGTCCTGCTCAGTTTGGCCCACGGTGCCGCCCGCTAGCCGTTAGAAGTGGCGGGGACTTGAAGCGGGCGCATGCCGTCCCCATTCCTCCCGCGTTTTAGCCAAAACGAGGGAGAGAAACATGACCGTGGATCCCACGCGAGAGACCCTGGGTTTCCAGGCGGAAGTAAGACAGCTGCTGCGCCTGGTCATCCATTCCTTGTACAGCAACAAGGAAATCTTCCTGCGGGAGCTCATCTCCAACGCCTCCGATGCCTGTGACAAGCTGCGCTTCGAGGCGTTGTCCGATCCCGCCCTCTACGAAGGCGATCATGATCTCAAGATTCGCGTCTTTGTGGACAA
This genomic interval from Thiobacter sp. AK1 contains the following:
- a CDS encoding O-succinylhomoserine sulfhydrylase — encoded protein: MSDEYQLDTLAVRAGSQRSQFHEHSEALFLTSSFVFDSAEQAAKRFSGEEPGNIYARFTNPTVTMFEERLAALEGAQACVATASGMSAILACTMGLLSAGDHIVASRAIFGATVQLFSNILKRFGVEVSFVSPTDVAEWERAVRPNTKLFFAETPSNPLTEVCDIAALADIAHRHGAWLAVDNCFCTPILQRPLKLGADLVIHSATKYLDGQGRVLGGAVLGSKALLDGVYTFLRTAGPTLSAFNAWVFLKGLETLRLRMEAHSANALALAQWLEAQPKVVRVLYPGLPSHPQHALAMRQQKTGGGIVSFEVKGGKEAAWRVIDSTRLLSITANLGDTKTTITHPATTTHGRLTPEQRAAAGINDGLIRIAVGLEAVEDIQADLARGLAL